The Pyxidicoccus sp. MSG2 DNA segment AGCTCTGCGCCCTGACTTAACGCAGCGCGCCATGACCGTCAAGTCAACTCACGAAGAAAACGGGAAAGCTCGGACAAAAAGAAAACCGCCGCCCCGGTATGGAAACCGGAGCGGCGGCTCGAGTTCAGCGGGACGCCTTCAGAGGCGGCCGGGCGGAGTCTAGGCCGCGCCGGTCGTCTGGGTGCCCTCCGGGCGGGAGGGCGGCGGCGTCAGGGGGCCGTCGCCGTGCGTGGCGGCGAGGGCGGCCTCCATCTCGTTGACCTCGTCGGTCGGGCTCTCCACCTCGATGTCGAGGTGCTTGTAGTTCGGCAGGCCCGTGCCGGCGGGGATGAGCCGGCCCATGATGACGTTCTCCTTGAGGCCGCGCAGGTAGTCCACCTTGCCGTTGATGGCGGCCTCGGTGAGCACCTTGGTGGTCTCCTGGAAGGAGGACGCCGAGATGAACGACTCGGTGGAGAGCGAGGCCTTGGTGATGCCGAGCAGCAGCGGCTCACCGACGGCCGGGCGCTTGCTCTCGGCCATGACCTTCTCGTTCTCCTCCTCGAACACCCACTTCTCGACCTGCTCGTCGACGAGGAAGTTGGTGTCGCCCACGTCGGTGACGCGCACGCGGCGCAGCATCTGCCGGACGATCGTCTCGATGTGCTTGTCGTTGATCTTCACGCCCTGGAGTCGGTAGACCTCCTGCACTTCGTCCACCAGGTAGCGCGCCAGCTCCTTCTCGCCGAGCACCTTGAGGATGTCGTGCGGGTTGGCCGCGCCGTCCATCATCGCCTCGCCGGCCTTCACGCGGTCGCCGGAGTGGACGCTGATGTTCTTGCCCTTGGAGATGAGGTACTCCTTGGCCAGGTCGGTGCGCTGCTCGCCATTCACCTCGGGGGTGATGATGAGCTTGCGCTTGCCCTTGGTGTCCTTGCCGAACGACACCACGCCGTCGATTTCGGCAATCGCCGCCGCGTCCTTCGGCTTGCGCGCCTCGAAGAGCTCGGCCACGCGGGGCAGACCGCCCGTGATGTCCTTGGTCTTCGTCGTCTCGCGCGGCACCTTGGCGATGACTTCGCCCGGGTGGATTTCATCGCCGTCGTTGACGGTGATGATGGAGCCCTGCGGCAGGAAGTAGCTCGCCGGGTTGCGGGAGCTGGGCAGGTCCTTCACGTTGCCGTTGGCGTCGCGGATGGTGACGCGCGGGCGCGCCTCCGGGTCCTTGGACTCGATGATGGTCTTCCGGGACAGGCCGGTGACCTCGTCGAGCGTCTCGGACATCGTCACGCCTTCGATGATGTCCTCGTACCGGACGACACCACCGACCTCGGTGAGCAGCGGGATGGCGAACGGGTCCCACTCGGCCAGGAGCGTGCCCGCCTCGATGCGCTGGGTCTCCTTCACGAGGATGCGGGCGCCGTAGATGACCTGGTAGCGCTCGCGCTCGCGGCCCGAGTCGTCCACCACGACGAGCTCGCCGTTGCGGTTCATGGCCACCAGCGTGCCGTCCGTCTTCTGCACGGTGCTGAGGGCCGCGAACTTCACGGTACCCGCGTAGCGGTTCTCCAGGCTGGACTGCTCCGCGCGCCGCGTCGCCGCACCACCGATGTGGAAGGTGCGCATCGTGAGCTGGGTACCCGGCTCACCGATGGACTGCGCCGCGATGACGCCGACCGCCTCACCCACGGACACCTTGCGGCCGCGGGCCAGGTCACGGCCGTAGCACTCCACGCAGATGCCGCGCTTGGCCTGGCACGTGAGCACCGAGCGGATCTTCACCTTGTCCAGACCGCTGTTCTCGATGCGGCGGACGCGCTCCTCGTCGATCTCCTCGTTGGCGCGCACCAGCACCTCGCCCGTCACGGGGTCGAGGATGTCGTCCAGGGCCACGCGGCCCAGGATGCGCTCGCCGAGCGGCTCGATGATCTCGCCGCCCTCCACCAGGGCGCCGATGAACAGGCCGTCCATGGTGCCGCAGTCGTACTCGTTGATGATGGCGTCCTGCGCCACGTCGACGAGACGGCGGGTGAGGTAGCCGGAGTTGGCCGTCTTGAGCGCCGTGTCCGCCAGGCCCTTGCGGGCGCCGTGCGTGGAGATGAAGTACTGGAGCACGGAGAGGCCTTCACGGAAGTTGGCCGTGATGGGCGTCTCGATGATTTCGCCGGACGGCTTCGCCATCAGGCCGCGCATACCCGCCAGCTGGCGGATCTGCTGGGCGCTACCACGCGCGCCCGAGTCGGCCATGATGTAGATGGGGTTGAAGGACGGCTGCTTGCGCGTCTCCTTCTTGCCGTCGCGCTCGCCCGTCGTCTCCTCGCCGGAGATCTGCTGCATCATCTCCTGGGCGACCTTCTCCGTCACCTCGGCCCAGATATCGATGACCTTGTTGTAGCGCTCACCGTCGGTGATGAGGCCCTCGAGGTACTGGTTCTCGATCTCCGACACTTCATTGCGCGCGTAGTCCAGGAACTCCTGCTTCTTCGCAGGGATGATCATGTCCTTGAGCGCGATGGAGATGCCGGCGCGGGTGGCGTTGTAGTAGCCGAGGCTGCGGATGCGGTCGGCCAGCAGCACCGTCTCCTTCTCGCCGGTGAGGCGGTAGCAGAGGTCGATGAGGCCGCCGAGCGACTTCTTGTCGAGCACCTTGTTAATGGCGTCGAAGCCCACGCGGCGCGGCACCACTTCCCACAGGAGGACGCGGCCGACGGTGGTCTCCTTGCGCTTGCCGTCGATGCGGCAGACGACCTTGGCCTGGAGGTGCACCTCGCCGTGGTCGTACGCGGCCCGCACCTCGTCCGGGGACGAGAAGATGCGGCCCTCGCCGTTGGCGAACTCACGGGCGCGGGTCATGTAGTAGATGCCGAGCACCATGTCCTGCGTCGGGACGATGATGGGCTTGCCGTTCGCGGGGCTGAGGATGTTGTTGGTGGACATCATCAGCACGCGGGCCTCCATCTGAGCCTCGATGGAGAGCGGCACGTGCACGGCCATCTGGTCGCCGTCGAAGTCGGCGTTGAAGGCGGCGCACACCAGCGGGTGCAGCTGGATGGCCTTGCCCTCGATCAGGACGGGCTCGAAGGCCTGCATGCCCAGGCGGTGCAGCGTGGGCGCGCGGTTGAGGAGCACCGGGTGCTCGCGGATGACGTCCTCGAGGATGTCCCAGACCTCGGGACGCTCCTTCTCCACCATCTTCTTCGCGGACTTGATGGTGGTGACGTAGCCCTTCTCTTCGAGCTTGTTGTAGATGAACGGCTTGAACAGCTCGAGGGCCATGATCTTCGGCAGGCCGCACTGGTGCAGGCGCAGCTCGGGGCCCACCACGATGACGGAGCGGCCCGAGTAGTCCACGCGCTTGCCGAGCAGGTTCTGGCGGAACCGGCCCTGCTTGCCCTTGAGCATGTCCGACAGCGACTTCAGCGGCCGCTTGTTGGGGCCGGTGATCGTCTTGCCGCGGCGGCCGTTGTCGAACAGCGCGTCCACGGCCTCCTGCAGCATCCGCTTCTCGTTGCGGATGATGATGTCCGGAGCGTTGAGCTCCTGGAGGCGCTTGAGGCGGTTGTTGCGGTTGATGACGCGGCGGTACAGGTCGTTCAGGTCGGAGGTCGCGAAGCGGCCACCGTCGAGGGGAACGAGCGGGCGCAGGTCCGGCGGAATCACCGGAATCACGTCCAGCATCATCCACTCGGGCTTGTTGCCGGAGACGCGGAACGCCTCGGCCACCTTCAGGCGCTTGGCGTACTTCTTCCGCTTCGCCTCGCTGGAGGTCTCCCGCATGTCCTTGCGGAGCTCCTCGGAGAGCTTCTCCACGTCCAGCGACTTGAGCATCTCGCGGACGGCCTCGCCGCCCATGCCCGTGGTGAAGGAGTCCTCACCGTGCTCCTGGAAGAGCCGGTGCATCTTCTCCTCGCTGATGAGCTCGCCCTTCTGCAGGGGCGTCGCCTTCGGGTCGAGGACGATGTAGCTCTCGCAGTAGAGGACCTTCTCCAGCTCCTTCAGGGTGATGTCGAGCAGGTTGCCGATGCGGCTCGGCAGCGACTTGAGGAACCAGATGTGGGCCACGGGCGTGGCCAGGGTGATGTGGCCCAGGCGCTCACGGCGCACCTTGGACTGGATGACCTCCACGCCGCACTTCTCGCACACCACGCCACGGTGCTTCATGCGCTTGTACTTGCCGCAGTTGCACTCGTAGTCCTTCACCGGCCCGAAGATGCGGGCGCAGAAGAGGCCGTCACGCTCGGGCTTGAACGTGCGGTAGTTGATCGTCTCGGGCTTCTTCACCTCGCCATGGGACCACTGGCGGATCTTGTCGGGCGACGCCAGCGCGATGCGGATGGCGTTGAACGACAGCGGGTCCTTGGGCTTCTCGAAGAAGTTGAAAATGTCCTTCACGTTGCCTCCGAAATCTCGTTGGGCGGCCCCCCATGGGGGCTGCCAGCTGATTCGGGCCCCCGCCCCGACCCGGCCGCGCCCTCCCCTCTTCGGGGAGGCGGGCGGCCGGTCAGGCGGGCGCTCCGGCTAAATCAGGCCTCGGTCCCCGTCTTGCTGCCGCGCTCCTCGCCGTCACCGCCGCCGAGGAAGTCACCGCCGAAGCTGCGCTGCCGCTCCGGCGGAGCGCTCTCCAGCAGTTCCACGTCGAGCGCCAGGGACTGGAGCTCCTTGAGGAGCACGTTGAACGACTCGGGCAGGCCGCTCTCGAGGACGTTGTCGCCCTTGACGATGGCCTCGTACATGCGCGTGCGGCCCACCACGTCGTCGGACTTGACGGTGAGGAACTCCTGCAGCGTGTACGCCGCGCCGTAGGCCTCCATGGCCCACACTTCCATCTCGCCCAGACGCTGGCCGCCGAACTGGGCCTTGCCGCCCAGGGGCTGCTGCGTGACGAGCGAGTAGGGCCCAATCGACCGGGCGTGGATCTTCTCGTCCACCAGGTGGTGCAGCTTCAGGATGTACATGACGCCCACGGTGACGTTCTGGTCGAACGGCTCACCGGTGCGCCCGTCGAAGAGCACCATCTGGCCCGTGCGCGGCAGGTGGCCCTCGTCCAGCAGCTTGTGGATCTCCAGCTCGTGGGCGCCGTCGAACACCGGCGTGGCCACGTGGATGCCCCGCTTGGAGCGACGGCACAGCTGGACGATCTCCTCGTCGCTGAGGGAGTCGAGGAACTCGCCGAACTTCGGGTCGTCGTAGATGACCTTCAGCCGCTCCTTGATGGCCGCGGAGCTCCAGTTGGCATCCACGTACTGCTGGAGCGCCTCACCGGTGCCCTTGGCCGCCCAGCCCAGGTGCGTCTCGAGGATCTGCCCGATGTTCATGCGGCTGGGAACGCCGAGCGGGTTGAGGACGATGTCCACCGGACGCCCGTCCTCCAGGTACGGCATGTCCTCCTCGGGGAGGATGCGGGACACGACGCCCTTGTTTCCGTGGCGGCCGGCCATCTTGTCGCCCACGGCCAGCTTGCGCTTGATGGCGACGTACACCTTCACCATCTTGATGACGCCCGGCGGCAGCTCGTCGCCCTTCTTGATGCGGGCGATCTTCTCGCCGAAGGCCAGCTTCACGGCCTCCTTCGTCTCCTCCAGGTTGCGGAGGATGTCACGCAGGCGGGAGTCGAGCGGGTCGCCCACGGAGATCTCGCCCCAGTACTTGTAGGGCACCGTGGTGAGCAGCTCGTCGTTGAGGAGGTCGCCCTTCTTCAGGAGGATCTTCCCCTTGTCGTCCACGAGCTTGCCCTGGACCTCCTTGCCGCGCACCAGCGCGCGGATGCGGCCGAAGGCGCTGTCCTGGAGGACCTTGATCTCGTCGTTCTGGTCCTTGAGGAGCTTCGCCTCCTCCATCGACTCGATCTGCTTGGCGCGCTCGTCCTTCTCCACGCCCTTGCGGCTGAACACCTTGGCGTTGATGACGGTGCCCACCACGCCCGGGGGGACGCGCAGGGAGCTGTCGCGCACGTCGCCGGCCTTCTCGCCGAAGATGGCGCGCAGCAGCTTCTCTTCGGGAGAGAGCTGCGTCTCGCCCTTCGGGGTGATCTTGCCCACCAGCACGTCGCCGGGCTTCACCTCGGCGCCGATGCGGATGATGCCGCTCTCGTCGAGGTCCTTGAGGGCCTCCTCACCCACGTTCGGGATGTCGCGGGTGATCTCCTCCTTGCCCAGCTTGGTGTCGCGCGCGATGCACTCGAACTCCTCGATGTGGATCGACGTGAAGACGTCGTCCTTGAGGATGCGCTCGCTGATGAGGATGGAGTCCTCGAAGTTGTAGCCCTGCCACGGCATGAACGCGACGACGACGTTCTGCCCCAGCGCCAGCTCACCCGTCTCGGTGGCCGGGCCGTCGGCGATGACGTCACCCTTGCGCACCCGGTCGCCCTTGCTGACGATGGGCTTCTGGTTGAGGCAGGTGTTCTGGTTGGAGCGCTGGTACTTGAGCAGGTTGTAGATGTCGACCTCGCTCGTCACATCGCTCAGCGAGGCCGGCACGTCCGCCTTCACCACGATGCGGCCGGCGTCCACGCTCTCCACGACACCGTCGCGGCGCGCCACGCACGTCACGCCGGAGTCGCGCGCGACGATGGCCTCGATGCCCGTGCCCACCAGCGGGGCCGCGGTGCGCAGCAGGGGCACCGCCTGGCGCTGCATGTTGGAGCCCATGAGCGCGCGGTTCGCGTCGTCGTTCTCCAGGAACGGGATGAGCGACGCGGCCACCGACACCAGCTGGTTCGGGGACACGTCCATCAGGTCCACGTCCTCGGCGCGAGCCTGGACGAACTCACCACCGCGGCGGCTGGACACCAGCGCGTTGGCGAACTTGCCCTTCTTGTCCGTCTCCGCGTTCGCCTGGGCGATGGTGTGCTTCTCCTCCTCGAGCGCGGAGTAGAAGGCCACGTCCGTCGTCACG contains these protein-coding regions:
- the rpoC gene encoding DNA-directed RNA polymerase subunit beta', whose amino-acid sequence is MKDIFNFFEKPKDPLSFNAIRIALASPDKIRQWSHGEVKKPETINYRTFKPERDGLFCARIFGPVKDYECNCGKYKRMKHRGVVCEKCGVEVIQSKVRRERLGHITLATPVAHIWFLKSLPSRIGNLLDITLKELEKVLYCESYIVLDPKATPLQKGELISEEKMHRLFQEHGEDSFTTGMGGEAVREMLKSLDVEKLSEELRKDMRETSSEAKRKKYAKRLKVAEAFRVSGNKPEWMMLDVIPVIPPDLRPLVPLDGGRFATSDLNDLYRRVINRNNRLKRLQELNAPDIIIRNEKRMLQEAVDALFDNGRRGKTITGPNKRPLKSLSDMLKGKQGRFRQNLLGKRVDYSGRSVIVVGPELRLHQCGLPKIMALELFKPFIYNKLEEKGYVTTIKSAKKMVEKERPEVWDILEDVIREHPVLLNRAPTLHRLGMQAFEPVLIEGKAIQLHPLVCAAFNADFDGDQMAVHVPLSIEAQMEARVLMMSTNNILSPANGKPIIVPTQDMVLGIYYMTRAREFANGEGRIFSSPDEVRAAYDHGEVHLQAKVVCRIDGKRKETTVGRVLLWEVVPRRVGFDAINKVLDKKSLGGLIDLCYRLTGEKETVLLADRIRSLGYYNATRAGISIALKDMIIPAKKQEFLDYARNEVSEIENQYLEGLITDGERYNKVIDIWAEVTEKVAQEMMQQISGEETTGERDGKKETRKQPSFNPIYIMADSGARGSAQQIRQLAGMRGLMAKPSGEIIETPITANFREGLSVLQYFISTHGARKGLADTALKTANSGYLTRRLVDVAQDAIINEYDCGTMDGLFIGALVEGGEIIEPLGERILGRVALDDILDPVTGEVLVRANEEIDEERVRRIENSGLDKVKIRSVLTCQAKRGICVECYGRDLARGRKVSVGEAVGVIAAQSIGEPGTQLTMRTFHIGGAATRRAEQSSLENRYAGTVKFAALSTVQKTDGTLVAMNRNGELVVVDDSGRERERYQVIYGARILVKETQRIEAGTLLAEWDPFAIPLLTEVGGVVRYEDIIEGVTMSETLDEVTGLSRKTIIESKDPEARPRVTIRDANGNVKDLPSSRNPASYFLPQGSIITVNDGDEIHPGEVIAKVPRETTKTKDITGGLPRVAELFEARKPKDAAAIAEIDGVVSFGKDTKGKRKLIITPEVNGEQRTDLAKEYLISKGKNISVHSGDRVKAGEAMMDGAANPHDILKVLGEKELARYLVDEVQEVYRLQGVKINDKHIETIVRQMLRRVRVTDVGDTNFLVDEQVEKWVFEEENEKVMAESKRPAVGEPLLLGITKASLSTESFISASSFQETTKVLTEAAINGKVDYLRGLKENVIMGRLIPAGTGLPNYKHLDIEVESPTDEVNEMEAALAATHGDGPLTPPPSRPEGTQTTGAA
- the rpoB gene encoding DNA-directed RNA polymerase subunit beta, with protein sequence MPTQIQNNFRVRKTFAKIAKIIDIPNLINIQKQSYEKFLQADIAPEKREDIGLQGVFKSVFPIRDFNETSSLEFVSYHLEKPKYDVDECHQRGMTYSAPIKVVVRLVVWDKDEETGAQSIRDVKEQEVYFGEIPLMTQNGTFIINGTERVVVSQLHRSPGAFFDHDKGKSHSSGKLLYNARIIPYRGSWIDFEFDHKDLLYVRIDRRRKLPATVLIRALGAVSDTAKKNPLEFKGSTEEILNYYYATETIYLQSAQDFEKSVELELLPGQRATRDIKTKTGELIVKKNRKFTRAAIKKLEAAKMKTLPIDADELFTKVSAYDVVDENTGEVILECNEEVSQDKVDELLKRNIKEFKVLFIDNLNVGPYLRETLMLDKLETPEQSIMEIYRRLRPGDPPTPETAINLFTNLFFNPERYDLSKVGRLKLNFKFGLEEPLDGQILTKRDILEVIRYLIDLKNGKGTIDDIDHLGNRRVRAVGELLENQYRIGLVRMERAIKERMSLQEIETLMPHDLINAKPVTAVIKEFFGSSQLSQFMDQTNPLSEVTHKRRLSALGPGGLTRERAGFEVRDVHPTHYGRICPIETPEGPNIGLIASLSTYARVNEFGFVETPYRKVEAGIVTTDVAFYSALEEEKHTIAQANAETDKKGKFANALVSSRRGGEFVQARAEDVDLMDVSPNQLVSVAASLIPFLENDDANRALMGSNMQRQAVPLLRTAAPLVGTGIEAIVARDSGVTCVARRDGVVESVDAGRIVVKADVPASLSDVTSEVDIYNLLKYQRSNQNTCLNQKPIVSKGDRVRKGDVIADGPATETGELALGQNVVVAFMPWQGYNFEDSILISERILKDDVFTSIHIEEFECIARDTKLGKEEITRDIPNVGEEALKDLDESGIIRIGAEVKPGDVLVGKITPKGETQLSPEEKLLRAIFGEKAGDVRDSSLRVPPGVVGTVINAKVFSRKGVEKDERAKQIESMEEAKLLKDQNDEIKVLQDSAFGRIRALVRGKEVQGKLVDDKGKILLKKGDLLNDELLTTVPYKYWGEISVGDPLDSRLRDILRNLEETKEAVKLAFGEKIARIKKGDELPPGVIKMVKVYVAIKRKLAVGDKMAGRHGNKGVVSRILPEEDMPYLEDGRPVDIVLNPLGVPSRMNIGQILETHLGWAAKGTGEALQQYVDANWSSAAIKERLKVIYDDPKFGEFLDSLSDEEIVQLCRRSKRGIHVATPVFDGAHELEIHKLLDEGHLPRTGQMVLFDGRTGEPFDQNVTVGVMYILKLHHLVDEKIHARSIGPYSLVTQQPLGGKAQFGGQRLGEMEVWAMEAYGAAYTLQEFLTVKSDDVVGRTRMYEAIVKGDNVLESGLPESFNVLLKELQSLALDVELLESAPPERQRSFGGDFLGGGDGEERGSKTGTEA